One Phormidium ambiguum IAM M-71 DNA window includes the following coding sequences:
- a CDS encoding DUF760 domain-containing protein has product MNDLSNKNPEFFDNSEGNNLLWQYVKSLHPEIISELSKPSTEAAKVMEANLTGMLGTLPPEHFGVMITTSKENLGRLLASAMMSGYFLRNAEQRLGFERYLQAATENCEIDR; this is encoded by the coding sequence ATGAACGATCTGTCAAACAAAAACCCAGAATTTTTTGACAACTCTGAAGGAAACAACCTACTTTGGCAATATGTAAAATCTCTGCACCCAGAAATTATTAGCGAACTTTCCAAGCCTTCCACAGAAGCCGCCAAAGTTATGGAAGCTAACTTAACAGGTATGTTAGGAACTTTGCCACCAGAACACTTTGGCGTGATGATTACTACTTCTAAGGAAAACTTGGGACGTTTGTTAGCTTCGGCGATGATGAGTGGTTACTTTTTGCGGAATGCCGAACAAAGATTGGGTTTTGAAAGATATTTACAAGCTGCAACAGAAAACTGTGAAATCGATCGCTAG
- a CDS encoding CoA-acylating methylmalonate-semialdehyde dehydrogenase: MSVNQSLKNYINGEWQTSSASNYLQVVNPATTEVLGNVPLSPATEVNAAVAAAETAGKLWRQTPPTERVQYLFKLKNLLEASFLELAETITIECGKTLTESKGELRRAIENVEVACGIPILMQGYNLEDVARGIDEFMIRQPVGVTAIICPFNFPGMIPFWFLPYAIACGNTVIVKPSEKVPLTMEKIFQLLEQTQLPKGVVNLVNGAKEAVDAILDHPTIRAISFVGSTPVAKYIYSRAAANGKRVQCQGGAKNPIIVLPDADIETTVKIAADSAFGCAGQRCLAASLAVTVGEAKETFTDAIANVASNRKVGYGLDSSVEMGPVITPESKQRIESLIQLGVDEGGNLLIDGRNPQISGYEKGNFIKPTILQNINPKGEIARTEIFGPVLSLIHLDTIEDAIAFVNSGEWGNMACLFTTNGAAARKFRYEAEAGNIGINIGVAAPMAFFPFSGWKASFFGDLHGQGRDAVEFFTQTKVIVERWPKDWSRQF; the protein is encoded by the coding sequence GTGTCAGTAAATCAGTCTCTCAAAAACTATATTAATGGGGAATGGCAAACCTCTAGCGCCAGTAACTACTTACAAGTAGTTAACCCCGCTACAACTGAAGTTTTAGGTAATGTGCCTTTGTCCCCGGCAACGGAGGTAAACGCCGCAGTTGCAGCGGCAGAAACAGCAGGAAAACTGTGGCGACAGACTCCGCCAACAGAACGAGTGCAGTATTTATTCAAATTAAAAAACCTTTTAGAAGCCAGTTTTTTAGAGTTAGCAGAAACCATAACTATTGAGTGTGGTAAAACATTAACAGAATCTAAAGGTGAATTGCGAAGAGCGATCGAAAATGTCGAAGTCGCTTGTGGTATCCCTATATTAATGCAGGGATATAACTTAGAGGATGTAGCGCGGGGAATAGATGAATTTATGATTCGTCAACCTGTAGGAGTTACCGCCATAATTTGCCCGTTTAACTTTCCCGGTATGATTCCTTTTTGGTTTTTACCCTACGCCATTGCTTGCGGAAATACAGTAATTGTTAAACCTTCGGAAAAAGTACCATTGACAATGGAAAAGATTTTCCAATTGTTAGAACAAACTCAACTACCAAAAGGAGTAGTTAATTTAGTTAATGGTGCTAAAGAAGCTGTAGATGCTATTTTAGATCATCCCACTATTCGGGCAATTAGTTTTGTTGGTTCTACCCCAGTTGCAAAATATATTTACAGTCGTGCTGCTGCGAATGGTAAGCGCGTTCAGTGTCAAGGTGGAGCAAAAAACCCGATTATAGTTTTACCGGATGCGGACATCGAAACTACGGTGAAAATTGCGGCAGATAGTGCTTTTGGTTGTGCGGGACAACGTTGTTTAGCAGCATCTTTGGCGGTGACGGTGGGAGAAGCAAAAGAGACTTTTACAGATGCGATCGCTAATGTCGCATCTAACCGTAAAGTAGGATATGGTTTAGATTCTAGCGTCGAAATGGGGCCTGTAATTACTCCCGAAAGCAAACAAAGAATTGAAAGTTTAATTCAATTGGGTGTTGATGAAGGGGGAAATTTATTAATTGATGGCAGAAACCCGCAAATTTCTGGTTATGAAAAAGGTAATTTTATTAAACCAACAATTCTGCAAAATATTAATCCCAAAGGCGAAATTGCTCGTACAGAAATTTTCGGCCCCGTGTTAAGTTTAATTCACTTAGATACAATTGAGGACGCGATCGCATTTGTCAACAGCGGTGAATGGGGAAACATGGCTTGTTTATTCACCACAAATGGTGCTGCTGCTCGAAAATTCCGTTACGAAGCTGAAGCAGGTAATATTGGTATAAATATCGGCGTAGCTGCACCAATGGCATTCTTTCCTTTTAGTGGTTGGAAAGCTAGTTTCTTCGGTGATTTACACGGACAAGGAAGAGACGCAGTAGAATTTTTTACCCAAACAAAAGTAATTGTAGAACGTTGGCCAAAAGATTGGTCAAGGCAGTTTTAA
- a CDS encoding S8 family peptidase: MFDTFPTETNFLNALPSNLEKGINTLLTTADFFPDNPSKFSRNSGYDSSYLLYQLGNVQIGKNLRNSIAFNEPEFTDDFSYEINELSSEGVDILTGNYENNQAANTNINLTSTNDNLTANFEQDINPNISIVSGTLRADRFSIEPENKLTVISGNGNVDFGKGAKDVLDLSDTFSSNVKFNFAYLTEGGVVFNPGNGDRIFDAITLNNNNLVLFEGIDAIQFADGLLNLSVTTTDPLFNQQWNLHIMGVHNAWRFSTGSNQILIGVQDSGLGFNYFGNIHPDFKNAIGYSNNVSDEFSDSYTSHGTAVQSIISATSNNGIGMSGINWNSTVFNIDVLGNDINDQSLVEATNNMIAQANSNNQRLVINMSLGYSGTFGQNYDIELEQIIASNPDVLFVIAAGNDGNLGIPGISSPAVLAQQYDNVIAVGASWGTKDEYGFSRNPGQRIEYAYGWGSQYGDGLTLMGPSEVITTGASDSIWGLGAYFDYETSFNGTSAATPNVAGVASLVWSANPNLTAFNIKEILSETAYDLGNYGYDIYYGHGFVNADAAVRRALVTRS; the protein is encoded by the coding sequence ATGTTTGATACCTTTCCCACAGAAACCAATTTCCTCAATGCTTTGCCTTCAAACTTGGAAAAAGGAATCAACACTTTATTAACAACGGCTGATTTTTTCCCTGATAATCCTAGTAAATTTAGCCGTAATTCTGGTTACGATTCTAGTTACTTACTATATCAACTGGGAAACGTTCAAATTGGAAAAAATCTGAGAAATTCAATTGCTTTCAATGAACCAGAATTTACTGATGATTTTTCTTATGAAATTAATGAACTTTCTTCCGAAGGAGTAGATATTTTAACTGGAAATTATGAAAACAATCAAGCTGCTAATACTAACATTAATCTTACATCTACAAATGATAACTTAACTGCTAATTTTGAACAGGATATTAACCCAAATATTTCCATTGTCTCAGGAACTTTACGGGCCGATCGCTTTTCTATAGAACCAGAAAATAAACTTACAGTAATTTCGGGAAATGGTAATGTTGATTTTGGCAAAGGAGCTAAAGATGTCCTTGATCTCTCTGATACTTTTTCTAGCAACGTTAAATTTAATTTTGCTTATCTTACTGAAGGAGGTGTAGTTTTTAATCCCGGAAATGGCGATCGAATATTCGATGCTATAACTTTAAACAATAATAATCTAGTTCTGTTTGAAGGAATTGATGCGATTCAATTTGCTGATGGTTTATTGAATCTATCAGTAACAACTACCGATCCTTTATTTAATCAACAATGGAATCTACATATAATGGGAGTACATAATGCTTGGCGCTTTAGCACAGGTTCTAATCAAATTTTAATCGGAGTTCAAGATTCAGGGTTAGGATTTAATTATTTCGGAAATATTCATCCTGACTTTAAAAATGCGATCGGCTATAGTAATAACGTTAGTGATGAGTTTAGTGATAGCTATACCTCTCATGGTACTGCGGTTCAAAGCATCATTTCTGCTACCAGTAATAATGGTATTGGCATGAGTGGTATTAATTGGAATTCTACTGTGTTTAACATTGATGTTTTAGGGAATGATATAAATGACCAATCTTTAGTTGAAGCAACAAACAATATGATTGCTCAAGCTAATAGCAACAACCAACGTCTGGTGATTAATATGAGCTTGGGATATAGTGGTACATTTGGGCAAAATTACGATATTGAATTAGAGCAAATAATTGCAAGTAATCCAGATGTTTTGTTTGTGATAGCTGCCGGAAATGATGGAAATTTGGGTATCCCAGGAATTTCTTCTCCCGCAGTACTAGCACAACAATATGATAATGTCATAGCGGTTGGTGCTTCTTGGGGAACTAAAGATGAGTATGGTTTCTCAAGAAATCCTGGTCAACGTATTGAATACGCCTATGGATGGGGTTCTCAATACGGTGATGGGTTGACTTTAATGGGACCATCAGAAGTAATTACCACTGGTGCTAGTGATTCAATATGGGGATTAGGAGCATATTTTGATTATGAAACAAGTTTTAATGGTACGTCAGCAGCTACGCCAAATGTAGCTGGAGTAGCTTCTTTAGTTTGGAGTGCTAATCCAAATTTAACTGCTTTTAATATTAAAGAAATCCTTTCAGAAACAGCCTACGATCTTGGTAATTATGGTTACGATATTTACTATGGTCATGGGTTTGTAAATGCTGATGCCGCAGTGAGAAGAGCACTTGTTACCCGTTCATAA
- a CDS encoding ATP-binding protein: MLKRNYQLTFFLAEYFSYWSFPKMDFTELVPPELVDLTNCDREAIHIPGLIQPHGVLLTLQEPDLIILQASLNTAEILDIPAELLINHKLDKFFNQEQVDRLRECLVSENIEIYNPLNIIWETANTKKEFECIIHRYDRVLFLEMELSLGSKEIPALSFYHLAKAAIMKINRADNFPKMTKLLAQEIRKITGYDRVMIYQFEPDESGIVIAESKREELEPFLGLHYPASDIPKQARKLYYQNWLRLIVDINYQPVPIIPKNNPLTNAPLDLSLSTLRSVSPIHIEYLQNMGVAASFCTSLITDKKLWGLIVCHHYSPRYVTYEIRKVCELLGQLMSLEVVNKQQQEFEKYTEKIKVIQEQLKYILSIKNINNQIFNDSENNLLELVNAEGAIICFGQNLSLIGKTPVMEDTQDLTNWLQNYNHQEVFYTNCLSHIYPTAKKLKETASGLLAISIFVDDISYQIIWLRPEVIQTVHWAGDPHKPVRVKEDGMIHLSPRRSFELWKETVREKSLPWKQIEIDAAAELRNALMFAVLKFYQSELQQAAIEAQAANRAKSQFLAKMSHELRTPLNAILGFTQVLALHSLNAEQQEYLGIIGRSGEHLLSLINDVLEMSKIEAGLVNFNENSFDLYHLLDGLEEMLQLKAKSKNLQLLFNREPDLPQYVKTDESKLRQVLINLLANAIKFTSKGSVRLDVKVIECSRQFDVKKSELKCKILFQVEDTGLGIDPEEVKHLFEPFFQSETGRKSMEGTGLGLPISRQFVQLMGGDISINSELGKGTTVKFDISVSIGITDDRQSECNLGKVISLAPEQPNYRLLIVEDNQENRQLLSKVLTSVGFEVCLATNGKEAIDLFVSWRPHLIWMDIRMPVMDGLEATRKIKEICQESQIYHPTIIALTASAFTEDRDRILSAGCDDFVSKPFRVSEIFTKISDRLGVRYLYEEPTPTNEAQKNSNSLTTTQTLTEADLSIMSTEWLAQLNYAATCADDERIMELIAEIPQAKAELAKKLTDLVNNFAFEEITKLTS; encoded by the coding sequence GTGTTAAAACGGAATTATCAGTTGACTTTTTTCCTAGCAGAATATTTTAGTTATTGGTCTTTTCCTAAAATGGATTTTACAGAACTTGTGCCCCCAGAATTAGTTGATTTAACAAATTGCGATCGGGAAGCTATCCATATTCCTGGTTTGATCCAACCTCACGGTGTTTTGTTAACTCTTCAAGAACCAGATTTAATTATTCTTCAGGCTAGCTTAAATACCGCAGAAATTTTAGATATTCCCGCAGAATTATTAATTAACCACAAGTTAGATAAATTCTTTAATCAAGAGCAAGTCGATCGACTACGAGAATGTCTAGTTAGCGAAAATATCGAAATATATAATCCCCTGAATATTATCTGGGAAACAGCTAATACTAAAAAAGAATTTGAATGTATTATTCATCGATACGATCGAGTTTTATTCCTAGAAATGGAGTTATCTTTAGGCTCGAAAGAAATACCTGCTCTCAGCTTCTACCATTTAGCGAAAGCTGCAATTATGAAAATTAATAGAGCCGATAATTTTCCAAAAATGACGAAATTATTAGCGCAAGAAATCAGAAAAATTACTGGATACGATCGAGTAATGATTTATCAATTTGAGCCAGATGAAAGCGGTATAGTGATTGCAGAAAGCAAACGGGAAGAATTAGAACCATTTTTAGGTTTACATTATCCCGCTTCTGATATTCCGAAACAAGCACGCAAGTTATACTACCAAAACTGGCTAAGATTAATCGTGGATATAAACTATCAACCAGTACCAATTATTCCGAAAAATAACCCACTCACAAATGCTCCTTTAGATTTAAGTTTATCAACACTCAGAAGTGTTTCTCCCATTCACATAGAATACTTACAAAATATGGGAGTTGCCGCATCTTTCTGTACTTCATTAATTACAGATAAAAAGCTGTGGGGGTTAATAGTTTGTCATCATTATTCCCCTCGATATGTAACTTATGAAATTCGGAAAGTATGTGAATTATTAGGACAATTAATGTCTTTGGAAGTTGTTAACAAGCAACAACAAGAATTTGAAAAATATACTGAAAAAATCAAAGTAATTCAAGAGCAATTAAAATATATTTTATCTATAAAGAACATTAATAATCAGATTTTTAACGACTCTGAAAACAATTTATTAGAATTAGTTAATGCTGAAGGTGCAATTATCTGTTTTGGGCAAAATTTAAGTTTGATTGGTAAAACTCCAGTAATGGAAGATACTCAAGATTTAACTAACTGGTTGCAAAATTACAACCATCAAGAAGTCTTTTATACCAACTGCCTTTCTCACATTTACCCCACAGCTAAAAAATTGAAAGAAACAGCTAGTGGTCTACTAGCTATTTCTATTTTTGTTGATGACATTTCTTACCAAATAATTTGGTTAAGACCAGAAGTAATTCAAACAGTACACTGGGCGGGAGATCCGCATAAACCTGTCAGAGTTAAAGAAGATGGAATGATACATCTTTCGCCGCGACGTTCTTTTGAATTATGGAAAGAAACAGTTAGAGAAAAGTCTTTACCTTGGAAACAAATAGAAATTGACGCTGCCGCAGAATTACGAAATGCTTTAATGTTTGCCGTTTTAAAATTTTACCAATCAGAACTCCAACAAGCAGCTATTGAAGCCCAAGCAGCGAATCGGGCCAAAAGCCAATTTTTAGCTAAAATGAGTCATGAATTACGAACTCCTTTAAATGCAATTTTAGGCTTTACGCAAGTTTTAGCTTTACATTCATTAAATGCAGAACAGCAAGAATATTTAGGAATTATTGGGCGCAGTGGGGAACATTTACTATCATTAATTAATGATGTTTTAGAAATGTCCAAAATTGAAGCTGGTTTAGTAAATTTCAATGAAAATTCTTTTGATTTATATCATTTGCTAGATGGCTTAGAAGAAATGTTGCAATTAAAAGCCAAATCCAAAAATTTGCAGTTATTATTTAACCGAGAACCAGACCTGCCTCAATATGTTAAAACCGATGAAAGTAAATTACGCCAAGTATTGATTAATTTATTAGCTAACGCGATTAAATTTACCAGCAAAGGTAGTGTAAGACTAGACGTAAAAGTTATTGAGTGTTCGCGTCAATTTGATGTCAAAAAATCAGAATTGAAATGTAAAATATTGTTTCAAGTAGAAGATACTGGATTGGGTATCGATCCAGAGGAAGTTAAGCATTTATTTGAACCATTTTTTCAAAGTGAAACTGGTAGAAAATCAATGGAAGGTACGGGTTTAGGTTTACCCATTAGTCGCCAATTTGTGCAATTAATGGGTGGAGATATTAGTATTAATAGCGAATTAGGGAAAGGTACTACAGTCAAATTTGATATTAGCGTTAGTATTGGAATTACTGACGATCGCCAATCAGAATGCAATTTGGGGAAAGTAATTAGCTTAGCCCCCGAACAACCTAATTATCGATTATTAATTGTTGAGGATAATCAGGAAAATCGCCAACTTTTATCCAAAGTATTAACTTCAGTTGGGTTTGAAGTTTGCCTTGCTACTAACGGTAAAGAAGCGATCGATCTATTTGTCAGTTGGCGACCTCATTTGATTTGGATGGATATACGAATGCCTGTAATGGATGGGTTAGAAGCGACTAGAAAAATTAAAGAAATTTGCCAAGAATCACAAATTTATCACCCAACAATTATCGCTTTGACTGCTAGCGCGTTTACGGAAGACCGCGATCGCATTTTGAGTGCTGGTTGTGATGATTTCGTCAGTAAACCTTTCCGCGTGTCAGAAATTTTTACTAAAATTAGCGATCGTTTAGGAGTACGTTATTTATACGAAGAACCAACTCCGACGAACGAAGCTCAAAAAAACTCAAATTCACTGACAACTACGCAAACATTGACGGAGGCTGACTTATCTATCATGTCTACTGAGTGGCTAGCACAGTTAAATTATGCCGCTACTTGTGCCGATGACGAAAGAATTATGGAATTAATCGCAGAAATTCCCCAAGCAAAGGCTGAATTAGCTAAAAAACTAACCGATTTGGTAAATAATTTTGCATTTGAAGAGATTACCAAATTAACGTCGTAA
- a CDS encoding CHASE2 domain-containing protein, which translates to MQQNIWQIIQEQIRIWRAGTVPGILAIGVIIIARGFGYFQSLELAVFDLFLRLRPPEAIDERITIIGINEQDIQTVKNYPIPDRDIAALINKLQAYKPTVIGLDIIRDLPVEPGHSSLVATFKNTKNLIGIEKVLPAEFAPPPTLPAKQVGFVDAILDYDGNLRRSLLASPTPNGYKFSLSLKLAEAYLSSKGIDLENGLKDPEAMRFRATELPRFLSNTGGYVKADNGGIQILLNFRSGYKRFRRISLNELKKGNFNPNWLRDRIVIIGLTAASVKDNINTAAIPSKNPAPGVVYGVEIQAHAVSQIVSAVLDNRPLLQSWSESGEYLWIVFWGILGISLGKITQKPGKNILVVSVAGIILLGIAYFCIIWGWWIPVLPPMILLVVNGVGLTAFYQYDRALRARISDRQMLIDRTFDTIHNGPLQKLAIVLRDLQEENSPQQQQLIKDLKYVNSELRAIYEFMQKETVIQADTLYLEKRLEINLQAPIHELFYQVYVHTLERDLPGFQTLRIKVYSFIPIDNEQLSIEEKQGLCRFLEEALCNVGKHAIGVTRLNVTCTEKDNFYTLSIVDNGQGINSSSEGRGTQQFKNLARQLRGKFNRQKLATKGTICEIIWPVKKKYWWKFW; encoded by the coding sequence GTGCAGCAGAATATTTGGCAAATCATCCAAGAACAAATAAGAATTTGGCGTGCTGGCACAGTACCAGGAATATTAGCGATTGGAGTAATAATCATTGCACGGGGATTTGGTTATTTTCAATCTTTAGAATTAGCAGTTTTTGACTTATTTCTCAGGCTGCGTCCTCCAGAAGCTATTGATGAAAGAATCACTATTATTGGGATTAATGAGCAAGATATTCAAACGGTTAAAAATTATCCGATTCCCGATAGAGATATTGCTGCATTAATTAATAAATTGCAAGCATATAAACCGACAGTAATTGGTCTTGATATTATTAGAGATTTACCAGTAGAGCCAGGTCATAGTTCTTTAGTTGCTACATTTAAAAATACTAAAAATTTAATTGGTATAGAAAAAGTATTACCTGCTGAATTCGCACCTCCACCAACTTTACCTGCTAAACAAGTTGGTTTTGTCGATGCTATTTTAGATTATGATGGTAATTTAAGACGTAGTTTATTAGCAAGTCCGACTCCAAACGGTTATAAATTTTCCCTGTCTTTAAAACTAGCGGAAGCTTATTTATCCAGCAAAGGTATTGATCTAGAAAATGGCCTTAAAGATCCAGAAGCGATGAGATTTCGCGCAACTGAATTACCACGTTTTCTATCTAATACTGGTGGATATGTAAAAGCCGATAATGGGGGAATTCAAATATTACTTAATTTTCGTAGTGGTTACAAAAGATTTAGAAGAATATCTTTAAATGAACTAAAAAAGGGAAATTTTAATCCTAATTGGTTGCGCGATCGCATTGTAATTATCGGTCTAACCGCTGCTAGCGTTAAAGATAACATAAATACCGCAGCAATTCCAAGTAAAAATCCGGCACCGGGAGTAGTTTATGGAGTAGAAATTCAAGCTCATGCAGTTAGTCAAATTGTTAGTGCAGTGCTGGACAATCGACCACTTTTACAGTCTTGGTCAGAGTCAGGGGAATATTTATGGATTGTATTTTGGGGAATTCTCGGAATTAGTTTAGGGAAAATAACTCAAAAACCAGGAAAAAATATTTTAGTTGTTAGTGTAGCTGGGATTATTTTATTAGGAATTGCTTATTTCTGCATAATTTGGGGTTGGTGGATACCAGTATTACCCCCAATGATCTTGTTAGTTGTAAATGGTGTAGGATTGACTGCTTTTTATCAATACGATCGCGCTTTGCGGGCAAGAATTAGCGATCGACAAATGTTAATCGATCGCACATTTGATACTATCCACAATGGGCCATTGCAAAAATTAGCGATCGTCTTACGGGATTTACAAGAGGAAAACTCACCTCAGCAACAACAGTTAATTAAAGACCTCAAATATGTTAATTCTGAACTGCGAGCAATTTATGAATTCATGCAAAAAGAAACCGTAATTCAAGCCGATACTCTTTACTTAGAAAAGCGATTAGAAATTAACTTACAAGCACCAATTCATGAGCTTTTCTATCAAGTATATGTACATACATTAGAACGAGATTTACCTGGCTTTCAAACCCTGAGAATTAAAGTTTATTCCTTTATACCTATTGATAACGAACAATTAAGTATTGAAGAAAAGCAAGGACTTTGCCGTTTTTTAGAAGAAGCATTATGTAATGTAGGTAAACACGCGATCGGAGTAACTCGCCTCAATGTTACTTGCACAGAAAAAGATAATTTCTATACTTTGAGTATTGTTGATAACGGACAAGGTATTAATTCATCATCTGAAGGTCGAGGAACGCAACAATTTAAGAATTTAGCTAGACAACTTAGAGGTAAATTTAACCGTCAAAAGTTAGCCACGAAAGGAACTATTTGTGAAATAATTTGGCCTGTAAAAAAGAAGTATTGGTGGAAGTTTTGGTAG
- a CDS encoding choice-of-anchor K domain-containing protein, which yields MALTFTGESFGIFGAPVNPWRTTVYEITDEDGGIENRLTWGIPSNSESFSSFVQFDGADFNTGLSELFYLGDLTYGNGELKGNTNFEGDFPLEIYLSFSDPLDREENFEFSFNLFEVNNTTGDPVLDGDFLRFSDAGLSEETFRFNGNLYTLELFGFTTSDGELTTRGQFNAPEFSVTTTSLFGKVSQISSTIVTTVETVFAWRKTVTSAFIGFSNNDVYQLQYSTGEEIVITEEISTTYTGGAWASVSNDVVIGSITSDIVYGNQGADTLYANEGGDLMYAGDDNDLIYGGQDDDIINGNQGDDYVSGDKGNDLVRGGKGNDSVSGGEADDVLIGDLGTDSLTGDSGADTFVFRKDEAIGQYNVSLVDYITDFNAAEGDRIGFTEDITPELLSYDSLDVNQDGISDTVIKLGSTNEILGVALSVSVTTIETSLFTITTTDPILSL from the coding sequence ATGGCACTAACATTTACTGGAGAATCTTTTGGAATATTTGGCGCTCCTGTCAATCCTTGGCGGACAACAGTTTATGAAATTACTGATGAAGATGGGGGAATAGAAAACCGCCTAACTTGGGGAATACCTTCTAATTCTGAAAGTTTTAGTAGTTTTGTCCAATTTGATGGAGCAGACTTTAATACGGGGTTGAGTGAGCTTTTCTATTTAGGAGATTTAACCTATGGCAATGGTGAACTTAAAGGGAATACTAATTTTGAAGGTGATTTTCCCCTAGAAATTTATTTGTCTTTTTCCGATCCGCTCGATCGAGAAGAAAACTTTGAGTTTTCATTCAACTTGTTTGAAGTCAATAACACAACAGGCGATCCGGTTTTAGATGGCGACTTTCTCCGCTTTTCTGATGCTGGTTTATCCGAAGAAACATTTAGGTTTAATGGAAACCTTTACACATTGGAGCTTTTTGGCTTTACTACATCTGATGGAGAATTAACGACTAGAGGGCAATTTAATGCCCCAGAATTTAGTGTTACTACTACATCTTTGTTTGGCAAAGTTTCCCAAATTAGCTCAACAATTGTCACAACAGTAGAGACAGTTTTCGCTTGGCGAAAAACAGTTACTAGTGCTTTTATTGGCTTTTCTAACAACGATGTATATCAACTACAATACTCTACAGGTGAAGAAATCGTAATTACCGAAGAAATTTCTACTACATATACAGGCGGTGCTTGGGCTAGTGTTAGTAATGATGTAGTAATAGGCTCAATTACTAGTGATATTGTTTATGGAAATCAAGGAGCAGACACACTTTATGCTAATGAAGGTGGAGATTTAATGTATGCTGGCGATGACAATGACCTGATTTATGGCGGTCAAGATGATGATATTATCAACGGCAACCAAGGTGATGATTATGTTTCGGGAGATAAAGGTAACGATCTAGTTCGGGGAGGTAAAGGAAATGATAGTGTATCTGGTGGCGAAGCTGATGACGTTTTAATCGGAGATTTAGGAACAGATAGTTTAACTGGTGATAGCGGAGCAGACACTTTTGTTTTCCGCAAAGATGAAGCAATTGGACAATATAATGTCAGTTTAGTTGATTATATTACTGATTTTAATGCTGCGGAAGGCGATCGCATCGGCTTCACCGAAGACATCACCCCAGAACTTTTGAGTTATGATTCCTTAGATGTCAATCAAGACGGAATCTCAGATACAGTTATCAAACTAGGTTCAACCAACGAAATTTTAGGAGTAGCCCTCAGCGTTTCCGTCACCACAATCGAAACTTCTCTCTTCACAATTACCACTACAGATCCCATTTTGTCACTTTAA
- a CDS encoding response regulator transcription factor codes for MNQQMIEQENWKILVIDDHELVIGGTIDILQKHYPNAEIVTAQTAQDSLKAMASFSPDVIVMDLSIPEQTGEIARTDVGLQLLKNLMKKYPEINFVVQSAHARTLVRIKQEIDSHKGGFTIADKSLSRQEMLTRVNWALQGLTHTKDIKSIQAGLEFKPEWLKVLELAYQEGLQDKAIADRLNVSERMVRHYWTKLQDALNVYPEEGKNIRIQTEMRAREEGLID; via the coding sequence ATGAATCAGCAAATGATAGAACAAGAAAACTGGAAAATTCTGGTAATTGACGACCATGAATTAGTTATAGGGGGTACGATCGATATATTACAAAAACATTATCCTAATGCAGAAATCGTTACAGCCCAGACTGCCCAAGATAGTTTAAAAGCAATGGCAAGCTTTTCTCCAGATGTCATAGTTATGGATCTCTCCATTCCCGAACAAACTGGAGAAATTGCTCGCACAGATGTAGGACTTCAGCTATTAAAAAATTTAATGAAGAAATATCCAGAAATTAATTTTGTAGTGCAAAGTGCTCATGCTAGAACATTAGTGCGGATTAAACAGGAAATTGATAGCCATAAAGGTGGATTTACCATAGCAGATAAAAGCCTTTCTAGACAAGAAATGTTGACTAGAGTTAACTGGGCGTTACAAGGATTAACTCATACTAAAGATATTAAGAGTATCCAAGCTGGGTTAGAATTTAAACCTGAGTGGTTAAAAGTTTTAGAATTAGCATATCAAGAAGGATTGCAAGATAAGGCAATTGCCGATCGCCTAAATGTATCCGAACGCATGGTAAGACATTATTGGACTAAACTTCAAGATGCGTTAAATGTTTATCCAGAAGAAGGCAAAAATATTCGGATTCAAACCGAAATGCGAGCTAGAGAAGAAGGTTTAATAGATTAG